The following coding sequences are from one Culex quinquefasciatus strain JHB chromosome 1, VPISU_Cqui_1.0_pri_paternal, whole genome shotgun sequence window:
- the LOC119767911 gene encoding uncharacterized protein LOC119767911 translates to MTASVVLNPVADLLPAKLWCRVFHYLTVVQLRRVRLTCAYWKRLVDGDSALMERVTLRFPNGTNIDAKFRPNCVPPAARGTKFYACKISSVEPWWPEIGRNLTGLSLERCFVPISTLLGMLRRTPNLKRLVLDGVKHPPFFASTVVDFQLEQLEELTLLNVADPELLNLFCKLRSPLKKLAFNCAVPTGTSCKMSPESLIRAVKDTEGTLEELRASFDAPLMEALSTMGRLRLKRAAYSWGRGVAPVLGFCKLQPALEELDISELSATDLTFNEIATLLPKLRRLSVRFEWESTALVPSFLDAIPQLEAVSMEGPLHFKGTQKITKLGTFHCPALREFRLNSFKIPLGDMCQFFTNNPQITSVTLDQCKFGRWTDLLGALKRLPNLQRLKLHKVWTPNWNDPAELDASNLKYLELTFMDIPEAALIKLLSYLPKLEQLDAQFVKFLNDRVVHKFCQRLPKLTKLTIRKCPISDTSLHHINLHCKSLEQLDLCQTSGLSQQVVNQLKSRVEIVRFQPEPDLASKVKEWTLISVCLVLLYFMFQWYGFVGIAVVLPVFFVLELLK, encoded by the exons ATGACCGCGTCCGTAGTCCTCAACCCCGTCGCAGATCTTCTTCCGGCCAAGCTGTGGTGCCGCGTGTTCCACTACCTGACCGTGGTGCAACTCCGCCGCGTCCGGTTGACCTGCGCCTACTGGAAACGATTAGTAGACGGTGATTCCGCGCTGATGGAGCGAGTCACGCTGAGATTCCCCAACGGGACCAACATTGACGCGAAGTTCCGACCGAATTGTGTTCCACCCGCGGCCCGCGGCACCAAGTTCTACGCGTGCAAGATCAGCTCCGTTGAGCCGTGGTGGCCCGAGATCGGCCGGAACTTGACCGGGTTGAGTCTCGAGCGTTGTTTCGTGCCGATTTCGACGCTACTGGGCATGCTGCGTCGGACGCCGAACTTGAAGCGGCTCGTACTCGACGGTGTTAAGCATCCGCCATTTTTTGCGAGCACCGTCGTCGACTTCCAGCTGGAACAGCTCGAAGAGCTGACGCTGCTCAACGTGGCGGATCCCGAGCTGCTGAACCTGTTTTGCAAGCTGCGGTCGCCGCTGAAGAAGTTGGCGTTCAACTGCGCAGTCCCGACCGGAACGTCGTGTAAAATGTCACCCGAATCACTCATCCGGGCCGTGAAGGACACCGAGGGCACGCTGGAAGAGCTGCGAGCTTCGTTCGATGCGCCCCTCATGGAAGCCCTGTCGACGATGGGACGGCTGCGGTTGAAACGCGCCGCCTACTCGTGGGGCCGGGGCGTAGCGCCAGTTTTGGGATTCTGCAAGTTGCAGCCGGCGCTGGAGGAGTTGGACATTTCCGAGCTGTCGGCGACGGATTTG ACCTTCAACGAAATTGCCACCCTGCTGCCCAAACTGCGGCGTCTCTCGGTGCGGTTCGAGTGGGAATCGACGGCGCTTGTACCGTCATTTCTGGACGCCATCCCGCAACTGGAGGCCGTTTCCATGGAGGGACCGTTGCACTTCAAGGGTACGCAAAAGATCACCAAGCTGGGCACGTTCCACTGTCCGGCACTTCGGGAGTTTCGACTGAACTCCTTCAAGATACCCCTCGGTGATATGTGCCAGTTTTTCACGAACAATCCCCAAATTACGAGCGTTACCTTGGACCAATGCAAGTTTGGCCGGTGGACAGACCTTTTGGGGGCCCTGAAGCGGCTGCCAAATCTTCAGCGATTGAAACTGCACAAAGTTTGGACGCCGAACTGGAACGACCCCGCCGAACTCGACGCCAGTAATCTGAAGTACTTGGAATTGACCTTCATGGACATCCCGGAAGCTGCTCTCATCAAACTGTTAAGCTATCTGCCAAAACTAGAACAACTCGACGCACAGTTTGTAAAGTTCCTGAACGATCGCGTCGTGCACAAATTCTGCCAACGACTGCCAAAGCTAACAAAACTAACGATCCGCAAATGTCCAATTTCCGACACCTCGCTGCACCACATTAACCTGCACTGCAAATCCCTGGAGCAGCTGGACTTGTGCCAAACTTCCGGGCTGTCCCAGCAGGTCGTGAATCAGCTCAAGAGCCGCGTTGAAATCGTACGCTTCCAGCCGGAACCGGATCTCGCGAGCAAAGTGAAAGAATGGACGCTGATTTCGGTGTGCTTGGTGCTGCTTTACTTCATGTTCCAGTGGTACGGATTCGTGGGAATTGCAGTCGTTTTGCCGGTGTTTTTTGTGCTAGAGTTGCTGAAGTGA